TTTTGTTCGACTGTGCAAACATCTTTATTCGCTAGGTTTTCAAAGTTTTTTGCTTCTGATTCGGTAATTAGTTTTAAACTGGGAACAGTTAATAAAATTTCATCAGAGATCATTTCACTCATCAATTTTGCAGCTCCACCTAAGCTGATATTGAAAAGTTCACACAACGAATCTCGCTCTAACTCTGTTAAGTGGTTCATATTTTTTCCAACAAAGGAATGATTTTTTCAGGCGTAACAGGCTTTTCGACAAAATCAATTCCCAGATCTTTGGCTCTATTTTTGATTGCATCTTGGATGTTTGCAGTGACTAAAACTATTTTTGAATTCGGATAGTTTGATTTTAAATTCTCAGCTAAATCTAAGCCGGATATTGTCCCTGGCATATTTTGGTCCAAACTAAATAAATCAATGTCTGGATGGTCGTGTAAAATAGATTTTGCCTTATCTGCTGACTCAGCTTCTAAAATCTCCCAATTGGGGTGTTTTTCGGAAATGATTTTCCGAATCATCAATCGGGTGACTGTGCTATCATCAACTACAAGTGCTTTTTTTTGTGACATATGGATTGCCTTATTTTCAAACTAGTTTTATATGAGCATGTATACACTTAGTCGACGAAATTTTCTCAAGTAAGCCATCCATGCGTTCTAAATACTTTTTATTTTTATTTTTTTACATTTTTGTCTTTTGTAAGTCGAACCAAAAAATATGCGAAGGGGAAAATTGCCGAAATGGTAAACACTCCGTTTCCTATGAAAATGGTGACTTTTTTGAAGGTGAATTCTTTGAAGATACCAAACATGGCTTTGGAATTTATCGATATGCTAATGGAGATGTCTTTGAAGGTGAATACAAATTTGGGTATAAAGAAGGATTAGGATCTTATCGTTATAGCAATGGAGATCAGTTTCATGGAAATTATCTCAAAGGCAAAAGAGATGGGTTCGGAAAATATATTTTTGCAGATGGATTCATTTTGGAAGGAAATTGGTCACAAAATGAACTGAATGGAAAAGGGAAAATCACAAATGCAAAAGGTAGTTTGGTGCTAGAAGGTTACTGGCACCAAAATCATTATATTGGGTTTAAACCAAAAGAAGAATCAAACGATACGATCAAAATTTCGGATCCCGAGTGATTCGTAAATTTTCCGTGTAGCCTTGGATTTGTTGAGTGTATACATGTGGATGCCTGCAATTTTGTGATCTAATAAATCACGGACTTGTTCCGTTGCCCAATGGATCCCAACATTTTCAGCATAGGCATCATCTTCAGCACGTGATAATGACTTCAATAGTTTTGCCGGAAAATTAGTACCCAAGGATAATTCAGCCATACGTGCCATTCCTTTTCTAGAAGTTATCGGCATGATACCAGCAATGATTGGAACTTTGATTCCCGCAATCTCACATCGTTCTACAAAATCATAAAAAGAATCATTATTAAAAAACAATTGTGTGCAGATATAGTCTGCACCTTGGTCAACTTTCCATTTTAAGTATTCAATTTCTTTTAAACGATTGGGAGTAGAAGGATGACCTTCTGGAAAACCAGCAACTCCAATCCCCATATTTGGATAGTTTGCTTTGATGAAACCAACTAATTCTCCAGCATATTCGAATCCATTTTCTGTTTTTTGAAATTCATTTTGACCTTTTGGCGGATCTCCACGAAGAGCCATAATATTGTGGATTCCACTTTTTTGGTATCGTTTTAGGATCTCACCAATTTCTTCTTTGGTGGATCCAACACATGTGAGATGGCTAACAATTGTTAAACCAGTCTCCTCTTGTAATTTGACGACTAAATCGTGAGTTAGGTCACGAGTTGATCCACCCGCACCATACGTGACACTCACATAAGCAGGGTTCATTTGAGATAGTTCTTGGATATTTCGGAACAAATCCTCTGATGCTTCCTCATTTTTTGGAGGGAAAAATTCGAAGCTGATGGTAGTTTGTTTTTTGCCGAGGATCTCAGAAATGTGCATAAAACCTATCCTCTAAACAGGAATATTTTTCTCAAGCCCCTTGTTGGCAAGTAACCAACCTTTTGACGCTTTTGTTTTTACCGCAAGCCAGAGGGAAAACTTTGGAAAGAGAGCTGGCATAATCACGATAGTAGACCTGAGATAAGAAGGAACAAGGACTTCACCAGGATTTTTCACTATCGCTTTACAGATTGCCTTTGCCACTTGGTCTGGTTCTATAACAGGAGTAAAAATGGAAGGTTTGACACCATCTATCATTCTAGTCTTCGCCATTGATGGACAAATCCAACTAACACCGATTTGAGTTTCGTATAATTCCATTTTTAAGGCTTGAGAGAAACCAACCATTGCATGTTTGGTTGCGGAATAAGTGACAGTTCCTTCTGTTCCAAACTTACCTGCAATACTTGCTAGATTGATGATACATGCTTCTTTTTGTTCTCTGAGAATTGGCAACGATTCATAAACCAACTTCATTGGTCCATGAACATTGATTTGTAAGGCTTTTTTCCAAACAGAAAAATCCTTTCCTTCAAAGGGACCACTAGGAGCAATCCCCGCATTGTTAATCAAAACTTGGAAACTGAGTTTATTCTTTCTGATTTTTTTGATAAGATTTCCGATATCATCTTCTTTGGAAAGATCACAAACATATCCATAAAATTTTCTTCCTGCTGATTCCACTTTCAGTTGGATTTCTTTCAATAGGGATTGGTTGATATCAACTCCAATGATATCGTTTCCCTCTTTTGCCAATCGTTCTGCTGTTAAAGCACCAATTCCCATTCCACAGCCTGTAATCAAAATCGTATTTCCAGATAATTTCATACCATGACTCTAATCTATTTTTTGGTTTCGTCAATCGGAATCATATAGGAAATAGACTCAAATGCAATATCGACTTTTAAAACCTGAACTAGGTCATAGATTACAGTCTGTAAACTCTACAAACGAATGGATCCGAAATCCAGAGGTTCCCTTTGGATCTTGGGTGATTGCAGAAGAACAGACGGCAGGAAAAGGACGAGGCCAAAATTTATGGCAGTCGTTAGGCGAAGAACCATTAATATTCTCTGGGAAAATCAGAATTTCAGCTGCCGAAATTTCTTTGCCTTTACTTTCGATTTTTATCTCTTCTGCATTGCTTAAAACAATTTTCTATTTTTTTCCTGAAAGGGAAGTAGATACTACAATCAAATGGCCAAATGATATTTATAAAAACGAAAAGAAAGTAGCAGGAATTTTAGTTCAATCTGAGTTTATCAATGGAGTTTATGATGTTGTGATTGGAATTGGACTCAACTTTTTTGGACAATCAGTACCTGAAGATTTAAAGGAGAAGGCTACCTTTTTATGTGATTCTCAAATAGGAGAAGGTGGTTTAGAAAGATTTGTAAATCATTTGGTCATAGGAATCAACCAAGCAGTGATCACACTCCTAGACCAAAGCCAAGTTTTAAAAGATTTAGTCTGGATCGAAGATCATTCTCTATTAAAGAACAAAGTCATTGAGACTGAATGGGATGAAAGAATCGTAAGAGGTCGAGTTTTGGGAATTGATGAATTAGGATTCCTTCTTATTATGACTGAAACTGGCCAAAAGATTGAGCTTATGGACACTTCACCAAAATTTCGGATGATATAAATGTCAGAATCACCATTATTATTAGTTATCGATGTTGGAAATACTAACACTGTATTTGGAGTTTTTCGTGAAGGTCAAGAGACACCTGATTTTCACAAAAGAACTGTTACGCGAAGGGATCGAACTTCGGATGAACTAGGACTATTTCTAAAGGGATTTTTGACTCAAGAGAATGTAAAAGCAGACCGAGTCAAAAAAGCAATTTACTCAAGTGTTGTGCCTTCGCTCAATCCGATTGTCGAAAGAATGTTAGAGGACTGGTTTGATGTAAATCCACTTCGAGTTCATTACCAAATGAATTTAAACTTTGGAATCAGTTACCCTAGGCCATTTGAAATTGGTGCGGATCGACTTGTCAATGCGGCCTATTGTGCCAAAACCTATCCAGGAAAAAAAGCCATCCTAGTCGATTTGGGTACTGCGACAACATTTTGTGTGATTAGCGAAAAACCAGAATACATTGGTGGTGTGATAGCACCTGGATTAAAAATATCCATGGATGCTTTAACGAGAAACACAGCCCAACTTCCGCCAATTGTATTCGGTTCTCCTTCTCGTGTGTTGGGAGAATCAACTGTTGAATCAATCCAAGCTGGTTTTTTCTTTGGGTGGATTGGCCTTCTGAAAGAAATTGTGAGAGCCATCAAGGAAGAACATCCTGGTGATTATGTAGTAGTGGGAACCGGTGGTCTTGTGACAACAATCCATGCTTCGCATAACCAAGTGTTTGATGAAATTGATCCAATGATGACACTCAAAGGATTAAAAATTTTAGCTGATTTAAATTCCTAAGATTTTTTTTCGATACAACTCGCCCATAATTTCATAACCTACTTGGTTTGGATGAATTGGGTCTGATACAGGATATAAGGGAACATTACCTTGGTAGGATTCAAATACTGATTCTACATCGATTGTCTCTACATTTTGTTTTTGAGATTTGATTTGGCGTAGTGTTTCGTTATTGGTGCGGATCGTTTCCCGTATCGAGGACATATTTGTTCTTGGAATTAAGGTAAGATATACTATCGAATTCTGAGAGTTTTGCAAAAAATCAATTAAGGAACGTGTGCGAGTTTCATAGCCAGAGGTTCCATAAACCATCGCATCGTTTGTACCTAATTCTAAAATCCAAATCTGAGTTGGAATCTCATTCAATCGATTTTTATTTTGTAACCAATCTTCCGTTGAGTAACCAGCAACGGAAAGATCTGTTACTGTAAATTCACTTGGTAATTTTTGTTTCAGACCAAATCCGTTTGACCATTGTGCGAGTGAATCTCCAACAATTGTGATTTTACGGTTCAAAGAATTTGCTCCTAATAAAGAAAGATATTGTTGTGAAGGTTTATCTGAATGGTAACAAAAATGGAAACTAAACTGAAAAACAAAGAAACATAGAATATGTTTTAACTTCGTGAAATTCATTTTCTCGTATAAACAATAGTTTTGTAATGTAACCAATGATTTGATGGAACGGGTATATCCCATTCTTTTCGAATCCAATTCCCTTGTTTTAAATATTCTTTAATGGTATCATTGATAAGATTTTCATCATAAAAGATAAAACTATCACGAGAGTGGATCGTTTTGATATAAGTAGTCGATGGAAGTTCCAGTTCACCAGGGATAAATTCTAAAATATCCAAATCAGGACGTTTGGATTTGAGATAAAAATAAGGGTCTGGTAAACTCTGAAGGTAAAGTGCTTTTGAATTTGATAAACTTTTTTCAATCTTTTGAAAATGCAAAGTTTGGATTTCATTCGTATCTGTCTTTGACCAATGGATCTTAACTATGAAAATCATAGCAAATAAGGATACCAAGATTCCGACATATGGAAGTTTGTTAACGAATGATTTTTCTTCGAGTAACAATGCCATTCCGAAAGCCAAAGGGAAAAGGCTATGGTATACATACCAACCTTCAGAAGAAGTATACAAGGCTACAAAAACTGACAAAATCCAAACCCAAAATAAATACCATGAATTCATTTGTTTTGTTTTGTTTTGGAAAAGTTTGAATGTAAAAAAACATAAACATGATAGTTGTAGACCAATGATCACCAAACGAATTTTGGGAAATCCAAATCCAAAAGAAAAGATTTTCAACTTATCAATGAGTGTAAAAGTTTTGAGAAGGTTTTGTTTTCTCGTAAGTTGAGCTCCAAACTGAATTTGAAACCAATCCCAATTTGGATGGATATAATAAATCCAAACCAGTATTGGTAAAACTCCACCTAACAAAAACCAGATTATTTTTTTAAAACCAAAATTTTGATAAATTAGAAAAAGTGTAATGAGTCCAAAAGAAGCACCGATGGGATGAGATAATGCGGAAAACGACAACATCACACCCGCAAAAAAAGAATTCCAATTTGATTTACTTTTGTTTGTTGCAAAGAGTAAACTTAGGATAAAAAAACAGGCAGTGAGGGCTTCCATACGAGCGACAGTGCCAAACCGAAATACAAGAGGTTCCCAAAGTACACTCGCGAGGGCAATTTGAGCTGCCATCTCTGAAATCGAAAGTCTTTTGAGTAAAATATAAAATCCAAGTGCAGTTAAGTAAACAATACAAACATTCGCTATGCGAAGGGTGATTAAACTATCAGGGAAAATAGATAATGTAAATCCTGAAAATAATAGATAACCAGGTGGCATCCATAATGTTTTGGATTCCATGCCAGGTATGAGTCCAGTGAGGACCTCGGTTTTTAAATGTCCTGTATTTGCAAATGAGATGGCAGGGGAATAAAATAAAACTTCATCTGGCCATACAACAGGCAATACTCCTAAGCTGATACCAACTTGGAAACAGTAAAGAAGGGAGATGAATAGAAACGAGGCATAAGCCACGTTCGTTCTACTTTGAGAGAGAGTTAACGGCTTCTTGTTCCGTTTCGAAAACTTCAAACAAATCGAGTAGTTCCACAACATCAAAAACCTTTTTTACAGGCGGGGTGATGCAACAGAGTTTGAGTTTTCTTCCTTGTTTGTCGAGTTCTCGAACCATACCAACGAAGATTCGAATCCCAGAGGAGGAGATATAGGATATAAGCTCCAGGTTGATGATGATGTCACCTTCCCCGTTTTGCACGTCATCAGCTAATTTTGCCTCAACCTCATCAGAATGTGTAATGTCTAAACGACCATTGAGGTGAACGAGTGTGTGCTTTCCGATTTTTTTGGTTTTTATTTCCAAAGCGAGCCTACTTGGAGACTAGAATCTTTGAAAACACCAAAGGTTCAAGAAATTTTTACGCTGCTTGGTTTCTGTTTCTCGTAAAAAGTCGAGGATCGTTGTGTTCTGCCTCCGGAATATGCAACATAATCCTTTGACGAGTGGAACGAGACGTCCTATGGCCTAAAAATTCTTGGATTTCCCAAACAGGGAATCCCTTTTGGTACAAATCGAGAGCAATCACATCTCTTAAAAAGGGAATATGGATTTCTCTGGAAATGAGACGGCTTGCATTTTTGAGAATTTTTTGTATGGTGCGTGTTCGCAAAACTCCATCTCTTCCCGGGAATAGATAATCATTCGGTAAAAACTCACATGCATACCGGTAGAGTTCGATCGCAAAATTGGGTTCGAGAAAGATATTACGCCTGCGTAGGCGACCACCGTTCTTTAAATGGAAACGATTCATTTCCGCATTAAAATCGGCAATCTTTAGATGGATGAGCTCAGGTAAAGATAGTCCCGTACATACTAAAAATTTGATGATCAAATAGTGTAGGTGGTTACGGCATCTCAGTTTATGGAGTAAATTTCGGACTTCTGTTTGGTCTAATAGAGAGTTTTCAATTGTACAAACATCAACAGTAAGAATGTGTGGGAGTAAAGTTGGTAGTTTCAAATTAGTATTTAGCATATTTTTCTTGTGGAATGTATCAGAGTATTACAATCCATGCAATTAAATTGTCACCAAACCGTAGTTTTGGATCACTATTTTTGAAGAAATAAATTTCCTAGTTCATGTTTTTGCACGATGAATTTTTCTGCTTGATTCAAATTTAAAAAACGATTTTATCATTGGGAGAAACGATAAAGGATTAAAACAAATGGACTCGCTGGAACTCAAATCAAATGACCCGGAACTACAACTTACAAAAGAAGACATTCAAAAAGTTGAGGAATTAACCGGACAAATTAAACTCAATAATCCAAATGACATAGTTTCTTATGGATCCTCTGCCCAAGCCAAAGTCTCGGATTTTGCGGACAAAGTTTTAGCTGAAATTAAAACCAAGGATGCTGGTTATGCGGGAGATTTATTAAATCAATTATTATTTAAAATCAAAGATTTGGATATGGATAGTTTTGCGGGGGAAGGAAGTACTCTTTCTAAAATTCCATTGATAGGTGGTCTCTTTGATGTTTCTCGAAAATTTTTAGCAAAGTTTGAAGATCTAGAATCTCAAATTGGAAAAATTGTAGATGAACTGCATTCAGCAAGAACCAATCTCACAAAAGACATAACTTTATTGCAGGCGTTATACGAAAAGAACTTAGAATATTTCAAAGAAATTCAAATCTACATTGCCGCAGGTGACAAAAAGATCCAAGAGTTAAGAGACAAAATTCTTCCTGAAATGTTGGAAAAGGCAAAAGCGCAAGGTGATACCTTAGCATCCCAACAGTACCAAGATATGGTGCAAATGGTGGATCGTTTTGAGAAAAAAATTCATGATCTAAAACTCACTAGAATCCTTTCCCTACAAACAGGCCCACAAATCCGATTGATCCAAAGCGGAAACCAAGTATTGGTTGAAAAAATCCAGAGTTCAATTTTAAATACAATCCCTTTATGGAAAAATCAAATTGTGATCGCTCTTGGTTTGATGCGCCAAAGAAAAGCTTTGGAAGCACAAAAACAAGTTTCAAAAACCACAAATGATTTGATTCAAAAAAATGCTGAGATGTTAAAGTCTGGTACTGTTGAGATTGCAAAGGAATCGGAAAAAGGAATCATTGAAATTGAAACACTCAAAAATGTGAACCAACAATTGATCGAAACGATTACCGAAACCTTAAAAATCCAGGAAGATGGTCGTCAAAAACGAAAGTTGGCGGAACAAGAGATGATCAAAATCGAATCCGACATCAAACAAAAACTTTTGGAATCTAAATAGAATGACAGACATACAATTGGAACAAGACCAAGAAGAAAAAAAGTGGGCCAGAAGGGCCCATATCTCTACTTTGCTCACCTATCCTATGGCATTATTGCCATTCCCTTTCTATTTTTCCTCTCTTGGAGCAATGATTTATCCATTTGTGATGTGGTTATCTCGTGGTAAATCATCCTATTCCGCAAAACAATCATTAGAAGCAATGTATCTACAAGCACTTCTATCTCTTGGATATTTTGGTTTTGGAACCAAGTTCGGTGATGATAGAGTATTACTTGTGTTTTCCTACGTATTTATGGCTTTTTTACATGTTGTTTTTTTAGGAATTGCGATCTATCGAACAACAATTGGAAAACCACACCATTATCCATTTAGCTTTTTTCCATTACTCTTTTCCTCCCACCAAACAAAGGAAAATTGGAATGAGTTAAAGAAAAAATTTGAAGATAAAGTAGAATTTTCAGAATATAAAACCCAAATGGAAAAGTTAGATTCCTTTCGAGTATCAACTGAAAAAGATGCAAAATCACTTATGGATACAAACCTACAAAGTTTGTGTAATGAGTATTTGCATTCACTGTCTGATTTAAGAGTGAAACTTGCAGAAGATCCACTTTCTTATCGTAAGGCAAAACAATTCTTAAACTATTTTCCAGAAACTGTTTCCAAAATTCTGAACCAATACATCAAAGTGAATCAGAATTCAAATACCCCTGATGCAGAAAAAAGAAAATCAGAGCTCAATTCTTTATTAAGTGAAGTGATCAAAACCACTGAACAAGTTCGAAATAAATTGAAAGCTGATGAAACCCTAAATTTAGATGTTGAGATCACTGCCATGAAGAAAAACATCGAATTTGGCGGGTATTAATGCATTCTGAATTACTTGATAGATCCTATCACTTTCTAAATTTTTTACCGAATGTTGTGGACTTCCTTGTTGAAAAACACAAGGAGTCAAATTTAAAAGTAGATGAAAAAAGTTTATACAACCTCGTAACAGAAGCTGATCTTAAAGCAGAATCGATGATCCTGGAGGAGATCCAAAAAAATTTCCCTTTGGATGGAATCTTATCTGAAGAACGTGGTGCCATCGAAGGTAGTTCCGGGTATACATGGGTAATTGATCCTTTGGATGGTACCACAAATTACACACATGGTTTACCGCTATATGGTGTTTCTGTTGGAGTTGTCGAAACAGAAACAATGGCACCAGTGATTGGTATGGTTTTTTTTCCCGAACTAAATACATATTACCATGCAATCAAGGGCCAAGGTGCCTTCCGCGAAAAAAAACAAATTCAAGTCTCTCAAACAAAGTCGATGAAAGATTCTCTTTTTGTTACAGGATTTCCTTATGATCGAAATTTATCGCTGGATACACTGATGCAATATTACAAATCGATTTTACAAAAATCGAGAGGAATCCGTCGAACAGGAGCTGCAACATTGGACTTATGTTGGTTAGCTGAAGGAAAATTTGAAGGTTATTACGAATTAGGATTAAAACCTTGGGATATGGCAGCCGCAGGTCTCATCGTTATGGAAGCAAAGGGGAAATTAACTTCTATGGATGGTAATGATTTTTCGATCATGATCCCGAGTTTACTTGCAAGTAATGGATATGTTCATGAGTATTTACTCGCTGAGTTTGAAGGGCAAATTAACCGAGTAGTTTATTGACCATTTGGTTGAGTTTTGTTCGAATCACTTCCTTTGAGAAATTAGCAAGTACATACTTTCTACCATTTTTTCCTAATCGAACTTTCAGATTTTCATTTTCTAAAAGGTATTCTAACATCCTTTGGAATGAAACTTTATCCGAATAATACAATCCACCTTGACTTCGAATACAATGACCTTTCATCACTGATGAGTTAGCATTTACCAGAACAGGTTTTTCCTGGAGCCAAGATTCCATAATCGAAATAGAAAAACTTTCATACGCAGAAGGATTTATCAGGAGGTAAGATTTTTGAATTTCAGAAATTTTCTCTCCTTCTGATACATATCCTGAAAATAGTATCTCTTTTTCTTTTGAAATATCCATTGAAAAAACTGAACCTAAACATTTGAGATTCACATCGGTTCGATGACTTAGATTTTTCCACTCATGATAATCTTGGAATAATTCAGGATATCCCTTCGCTGGTTCAATACGACCGATCGTCAATAGTTGGATCGTATTACTATTGGAGATAAAATCTTGATTTGAATTGAAGTGATCTTCGACGTAAGTGCCGATTAAAAAGTAATCCTTAGCTCTTTGGTTTGTATAAGATTCGTATACTGCTAATTCTTCAGGAGCATTAAAACTGTAAATATAGTGATTTAAGTATATTTGTTTATAAATCGGTAAGCGGAAAGGAGGTTCAGCATGGAATGTAGGAACAATCACAAAAGGTATTTTAAGTAAAGGAATACTCATAACTACTGGATAATATAAATATCCAATGAGTATGATTAAATCATATTCAAATTGATTTTTTGAAATATAGTCTATTAAATCTGGAGAATAGGGACCTTGTTCTTTTATAAAATCCATTTGGTCTTTCGATGAGACCGACTCACCAACAAACAAACATTGATTTAGTATTTTATTCATGTAATCAATATTACGTTTTTTTCTAACTTCAAATCGAAGGATTTTATATCTGTTTTCGTTTGTTATTCCTGTTTTAAATTCATTTTCCCAGGTAACATAATTTTTTGCAGAAGTTGTACAAACTGTAACATCATGAGTCTCTGACAATATATCTACATAATCAAAGGCTAATTTTTCTGCACCACCTGATGCGTTTTGTAAAAATCGAGGTGTAATGAATAGAATTTTTGCCATGGTTAACTTTTGATTACTTCTAACAAAGGTAAAATGCTAGTTGATTTTAAGTATGCATCAAGCCTTAAGTTTTGATGATAAATGAGACCATTTCGGTATTCGGTACTTGTGAAAATTTTGCTAATCTCTTTTGTTAATTGATCAAAGTTTTTGGATTCAAAAAGTAATCCTGAATTTCCCAGTGTTTCTGGCACAGCACCGGCAGCATAGGCAACAACAGGCATTTGAAAATGCATTGCTTCTAATAATGGAACACAAAATCCTTCATGTTCACTCATAGATAAAAACAGGTTACTTTCTTGGTATATCTGTTTCACCATAGTTTCATCGACATAAGAAATAATTTTCACTTCATTCTGTAGATCTAGTTGTGAAATCATAAAGTTGAGTTCATCTAAATATGATTGTTGGTCGGGGTTACAGAAACCTAACATACGTAGAGAAAACTGATTTCCAAAATTTGATTTCCAGGTTCTCGCAAAACGAATTAAATCATCCTGGCATTTGTTAGGTGCAATTCTGCCTACAAACAAGAAGGATGGAAAGTGAAATGTTTTCACTTTTGATTCAATGTGATTGTGGTCCCATTTTTGAAAATTTAGGTGTAATGGAAAATGTTTTGCGTGTTTGAAACCTAAATGAATGAGTTCGCTCAAATTAAAATTGGAAACAGCAAAAGAATGTT
The sequence above is a segment of the Leptospira levettii genome. Coding sequences within it:
- a CDS encoding inositol monophosphatase family protein gives rise to the protein MHSELLDRSYHFLNFLPNVVDFLVEKHKESNLKVDEKSLYNLVTEADLKAESMILEEIQKNFPLDGILSEERGAIEGSSGYTWVIDPLDGTTNYTHGLPLYGVSVGVVETETMAPVIGMVFFPELNTYYHAIKGQGAFREKKQIQVSQTKSMKDSLFVTGFPYDRNLSLDTLMQYYKSILQKSRGIRRTGAATLDLCWLAEGKFEGYYELGLKPWDMAAAGLIVMEAKGKLTSMDGNDFSIMIPSLLASNGYVHEYLLAEFEGQINRVVY
- a CDS encoding glycosyltransferase family 4 protein, with translation MAKILFITPRFLQNASGGAEKLAFDYVDILSETHDVTVCTTSAKNYVTWENEFKTGITNENRYKILRFEVRKKRNIDYMNKILNQCLFVGESVSSKDQMDFIKEQGPYSPDLIDYISKNQFEYDLIILIGYLYYPVVMSIPLLKIPFVIVPTFHAEPPFRLPIYKQIYLNHYIYSFNAPEELAVYESYTNQRAKDYFLIGTYVEDHFNSNQDFISNSNTIQLLTIGRIEPAKGYPELFQDYHEWKNLSHRTDVNLKCLGSVFSMDISKEKEILFSGYVSEGEKISEIQKSYLLINPSAYESFSISIMESWLQEKPVLVNANSSVMKGHCIRSQGGLYYSDKVSFQRMLEYLLENENLKVRLGKNGRKYVLANFSKEVIRTKLNQMVNKLLG
- a CDS encoding glycosyltransferase family 4 protein, with the translated sequence MNIHQFSAGFQLGDAISQEMLEIKRLLAKEGYQGKIFAENVLSSDRRFAEKISKVKIHENDVIVYHHSIHSKVLDFLLQYPNKKILIYHNVTPENFFEPYDLRFSYLLRKGREDLEIIRENFQHSFAVSNFNLSELIHLGFKHAKHFPLHLNFQKWDHNHIESKVKTFHFPSFLFVGRIAPNKCQDDLIRFARTWKSNFGNQFSLRMLGFCNPDQQSYLDELNFMISQLDLQNEVKIISYVDETMVKQIYQESNLFLSMSEHEGFCVPLLEAMHFQMPVVAYAAGAVPETLGNSGLLFESKNFDQLTKEISKIFTSTEYRNGLIYHQNLRLDAYLKSTSILPLLEVIKS